The Stratiformator vulcanicus genome has a segment encoding these proteins:
- a CDS encoding bifunctional type I 3-dehydroquinate dehydratase/shikimate dehydrogenase → MICVSVTSSSRQLIKVDLLNAARSADMVEVCVDHLIKEPDYADIYKTVDKPILVSCRRAEDGGAWQGTEDERLVRLRQAIVAGPDYVELELDIAGKIPRFGSTQRVISYTCKKGILGNVDEVFAQAKKVHADVVKFVWPTPTLNAAWPLLAAVTKKRDLPVVGTGVGEAGTTFSLLARKYDSPWVYASLEKGMEAHADLVTVHELDEVYRWDSLNRKTPFVALTGFGSEETALIESLNERFAEQATQARCLPMPVGKMDKLSKMLEVLGIETILVGPLESRRFCEFADRRDGDARATGTADVLRRHSDGWHASNSFTRLALNALEDVLPPAKGETDPLARRQVLLIAGDDRARAIGRLMAGRAGMINVTSIDDDFAKTVARELDARYISFRGVYESISEIIVIADPNLEIGPGRLQLNPGFFRPNMTVLDLIRTGESVFLKEAVDRESRVVGSEQIRAALTTAYAEAIRT, encoded by the coding sequence ATGATCTGCGTTTCCGTCACGTCATCCTCGCGTCAACTCATCAAAGTCGACTTGCTCAACGCGGCCCGTAGCGCCGACATGGTCGAAGTGTGTGTCGACCACCTCATCAAAGAGCCCGACTACGCCGACATCTACAAGACGGTCGACAAACCGATTCTCGTCTCATGCCGACGCGCCGAAGACGGCGGGGCCTGGCAGGGCACCGAGGACGAACGGCTTGTCCGATTGCGGCAGGCCATCGTTGCCGGACCCGATTACGTCGAATTGGAATTGGACATTGCGGGCAAGATACCGCGGTTCGGCTCCACGCAACGGGTCATCAGTTACACCTGCAAGAAAGGCATCCTGGGCAATGTCGACGAAGTCTTTGCCCAAGCCAAGAAGGTGCACGCCGATGTCGTCAAATTCGTGTGGCCGACTCCGACGCTCAACGCCGCCTGGCCGCTGCTTGCCGCGGTGACCAAAAAGCGTGATCTCCCCGTCGTGGGCACCGGCGTCGGCGAAGCCGGGACGACCTTTTCGCTGCTAGCGCGGAAATACGATTCCCCTTGGGTTTACGCCTCGCTGGAAAAAGGAATGGAAGCCCACGCGGACCTCGTCACGGTTCATGAACTCGACGAGGTCTATCGCTGGGATTCCCTCAATCGCAAAACGCCCTTCGTCGCCCTCACCGGGTTCGGCTCCGAAGAAACGGCCCTGATCGAATCACTCAATGAACGCTTCGCCGAACAGGCCACACAGGCGCGCTGCCTGCCGATGCCGGTCGGGAAAATGGACAAGCTCTCGAAAATGCTCGAGGTGCTCGGCATTGAGACCATTCTCGTCGGACCCCTCGAATCACGTCGCTTCTGTGAATTTGCCGATCGACGCGACGGCGATGCCCGAGCGACCGGAACCGCCGACGTGCTCCGCCGACACTCCGACGGCTGGCACGCGTCAAATTCATTCACCCGTTTGGCGCTCAACGCCCTCGAAGACGTCCTGCCACCGGCGAAAGGCGAGACCGATCCGCTCGCCCGGCGGCAGGTCTTACTGATCGCCGGAGACGATCGCGCCCGCGCAATCGGGCGACTGATGGCCGGTCGTGCGGGAATGATCAACGTCACGTCGATCGACGACGACTTCGCCAAGACCGTCGCGCGGGAGCTCGATGCCCGCTACATTTCTTTCCGAGGCGTCTACGAATCAATCTCGGAGATCATCGTGATCGCCGATCCAAATCTCGAAATCGGCCCGGGGCGGCTCCAACTCAATCCGGGATTCTTTCGCCCCAACATGACGGTCCTCGACCTTATTCGCACAGGAGAATCGGTCTTTCTGAAAGAGGCCGTCGACCGCGAGAGCCGAGTCGTCGGTTCCGAACAGATCCGAGCAGCACTCACAACGGCCTACGCCGAAGCAATCCGCACGTGA